One part of the Glycine max cultivar Williams 82 chromosome 14, Glycine_max_v4.0, whole genome shotgun sequence genome encodes these proteins:
- the LOC100807773 gene encoding transcription factor BEE 1, protein MAEFTENLQRIGPSSFPFLDIDPSMELLNQFIGMNQLYVLDNSNLMPYFSFDTFLLGPQEPEFPGNLEEDFPFLFNHVNHNNALPISLPIFQAENEIHEGKKRKSMDLPETSSVNSTPKVSESGNKFKHSSGRGKRVKNNVTEEEKAKEVVNVRARSGQATDSRNLAERVRRGKINEKLRYLQNIVPGCYKTMGMAVMLDEIINYVQSLQNQVEFLSLKLTAPSTFYDFNSEIDALETMQRARASEAKELGMYKREGYGGVSFF, encoded by the exons atggcTGAATTCACAGAAAATTTGCAAAGAATTGGACCCTCCTCATTTCCATTCTTGGACATTGATCCAAGCATGGAACTCCTAAACCAATTCATAGGGATGAACCAATTATATGTTCTAGACAACTCAAACTTGATGCCTTATTTCTCCTTTGACACCTTCTTATTGGGCCCCCAAGAACCTGAGTTTCCAGGAAACTTGGAAGAagattttccttttctcttcaatCATGTCAACCACAATAATGCACTTCCTATTTCCCTCCCCATTTTCCAAGCAGAAAATGAGATCCATGAAGGTAAAAAGAGGAAATCAATGGATCTTCCTGAGACCAGTTCAGTAAACTCAACTCCTAAAGTTTCTGAGAGTGGAAACAAGTTCAAACAT AGTTCTGGAAGAGGAAagagagtgaaaaacaatgtaaCAGAAGAGGAGAAGGCAAAGGAAGTGGTTAATGTCAGGGCTAGAAGTGGTCAAGCTACTGATAGTCGCAATTTAGCAGAAAGG GTCAGAAGAGGGAAAATCAATGAGAAATTGAGGTACTTACAGAATATTGTTCCAGGGTGTTACAAG ACAATGGGTATGGCAGTAATGTTGGATGAAATCATAAACTATGTGCAGTCCTTGCAGAATCAAGTAGAG TTCCTTTCTTTGAAGCTTACTGCACCAAGTACCTTTTATGACTTCAATTCCGAGATAGATGCTTTGGAAACAATGCAG AGAGCAAGGGCATCCGAGGCAAAAGAGTTAGGCATGTATAAGAGAGAAGGGTATGGAGGGGTTTCTTTCTTTTAA
- the LOC100788693 gene encoding transmembrane 9 superfamily member 8, giving the protein MAFWRSLAFSALLLSLFVHGALCFYLPGVAPQDFQKGDPLQVKVNKLTSTKTQLPYTYYSLPYCPPNKIVDSAENLGEVLRGDRIENSRYVFKMREPQMCNIVCKLKLDAKTAKAFKEKIDDEYRVNMILDNLPLVVPIKRMDADSTVYQLGFHVGLKGQYSGSKEEKYFIHNHLAFTVKYHRDTLTESARIVGFEVKAFSVKHEFEGKWDEKTTRLTNCDPHAKHTVVNSNSPQEVEENREIIFTYDVDFQESNVKWASRWDAYLLMSDDQIHWFSIVNSLMIVLFLSGMVAMIMLRTLYRDISKYNELETQEEAQEETGWKLVHGDVFRPPNNSDLLCVYVGTGVQFFGMILVTMLFAVLGFLSPSNRGGLMTAMLLLFVFMGIFAGYASARIYKMFKGTEWKSIALRTAIMFPAIVSAIFFVLNALIWGQKSSGAVPFGTMFALIFLWFGISVPLVFVGAYVGFKKPAIENPVKTNKIPRQIPEQAWYMNPVFSVLIGGILPFGAVFIELFFILTSIWLNQFYYIFGFLFLVFVILIVTCAEITIVLCYFQLCSEDYLWWWRSYLTSGSSALYLFLYATFYFFTKLEITKLVSGLLYFGYMLIASYAFFVVTGTIGFYACFWFTRLIYSSVKID; this is encoded by the exons ATGGCGTTTTGGAGATCCCTCGCGTTCTCTGCCCTCCTTCTCTCGCTCTTCGTCCATGGCGCTCTCTGCTTCTACCTCCCCGGCGTCGCTCCACAGGACTTCCAGAAG GGAGATCCGTTGCAAGTAAAAGTAAACAAATTGACTTCAACAAAGACCCAGCTTCCTTATACATATTATTCTCTTCCTTATTGTCCACCAAATAAAATAGTGGATAGTGCTGAAAATCTTGGAGAAGTGCTTCGTGGTGATCGCATTGAAAATTCTCGTTATGTG TTTAAAATGCGTGAACCACAAATGTGCAATATTGTGTGTAAGCTTAAACTTGATGCCAAAACTGCAAAAGCGTTCAAAGAGAAGATTGATGATGAGTATCGAGTGAACAT GATCCTTGATAACCTTCCTCTGGTTGTTCCCATAAAACGGATGGATGCAGACTCTACTGTTTATCAACTTGGTTTCCATGTTGGACTCAAAGGGCAGTATAGTGGG AGCAAGGAGGAGAAGTATTTTATTCACAACCATTTGGCTTTTACTGTCAAGTATCATAGAGATACGCTAACTGAATCTGCTAGAATTGTGGGCTTTGAGGTTAAGGCATTCAG TGTTAAACATGAATTTGAAGGGAAGTGGGATGAAAAGACCACCCGTTTGACAAACTGTGATCCTCATGCTAAACACACAGTTGTCAATTCTAACAGTCCTCAAGAGGTAGAAGAGAACAGAGAAATTATCTTCACATATGATGTTGATTTCCAG GAGAGTAATGTGAAGTGGGCTTCAAGATGGGATGCCTATTTGCTGATGAGTGATGACCAAATTCACTGGTTCTCAATTGTGAACTCATTGATGATTGTTCTCTTTCTTTCGGGCATGGTAGCAATGATAATGCTGCGTACACTTTACCGTGATATTTCAAAGTACAATGAGTTAGAGACCCAAGAAGAAGCACAGGAAGAGACTGGTTGGAAGCTTGTCCATGGTGATGTTTTTAGGCCACCAAACAACTCAGATTTGCTGTGTGTTTATGTTGGAACTGGTGTTCAGTTTTTTGGGATGATTCTAGTAACAATGTTGTTTGCTGTCCTGGGGTTCCTTTCTCCTTCAAACCGAGGCGGGCTAATGACAGCCATGCTcttactttttgttttcatgggaATTTTTGCTGGTTATGCCTCTGCCCGCATATATAAAATGTTCAAAGGAACAGAGTGGAAGAGTATTGCCCTCAGAACTGCAATCATGTTCCCTGCAATCGTTTCTGCCATTTTCTTTGTATTGAATGCTCTCATATGGGGACAAAAATCATCCGGAGCTGTGCCTTTTGGAACAATGTTTGCCCTGATCTTTTTATGGTTTGGGATCTCGGTTCCGCTTGTTTTTGTTGGTGCCTATGTTGGATTTAAGAAGCCTGCAATTGAGAATCCTGTGAAGACAAACAAAATCCCAAGGCAGATCCCTGAGCAGGCATGGTACATGAATCCGGTCTTCTCAGTTCTGATCGGAGGAATCCTTCCATTTGGAGCTGTTTTCATCGAGCTTTTCTTTATCCTCACTTCTATCTGGTTGAATCAGTTTTACTACATCTTCGGCTTCCTCTTCTTGGTCTTCGTCATCCTCATCGTCACTTGTGCTGAAATCACCATTGTGCTTTGCTACTTCCAGTTGTGCAGTGAGGATTACTTGTGGTGGTGGCGATCATACCTCACATCTGGCTCTTCTGCTCTGTACCTCTTTCTTTACGCAACATTTTACTTCTTCACCAAGCTTGAAATCACGAAATTGGTATCTGGGTTATTATACTTTGGTTACATGCTTATAGCATCCTACGCCTTCTTTGTTGTAACCGGAACCATTGGATTTTACGCGTGCTTTTGGTTCACTAGGCTCATCTACTCCTCAGTCAAGATTGATTAG